From a single Arachnia propionica genomic region:
- a CDS encoding pyrophosphate--fructose-6-phosphate 1-phosphotransferase, producing MVKKVAILTAGGFAPCLSSAIGGLVQRYTEVAPEVEIIAYKHGYQGLLQGDYFAVDKTVREKAHLLHLFGGSPIGNSRVKLTNVKDLVKRGLVAEGADPLRVAADRLVADGVDVLHTIGGDDTNTTAADLAAFLATNDYPLTVVGLPKTIDNDVIPIRQSLGAWTAAEQGASFAKNIVAEHNSGSRMLIVHEVMGRHCGWLTAATAADYRKWLDTQEWLPEIGLSREAWDIHAVYVPEAVIDITAEAERLKKVMDEVGNVTIFLSEGAGLDAIVAEMEAAGEEVPRDPFGHVKLDKVNPGKWFGDKFAEKLGAEKVMIQKSGYFSRSAAANKEDLALIKQCTDLAVDCALAGKPGVIGQDEENGDELTAIAFERIKGGKPFDIALPWFTELVSNIGQPAPVAAATH from the coding sequence ATGGTCAAGAAGGTAGCCATTCTCACGGCCGGCGGCTTTGCGCCATGTCTGTCCTCGGCCATCGGTGGTCTCGTCCAGCGGTATACCGAGGTGGCTCCTGAAGTGGAGATCATTGCGTACAAGCATGGTTACCAAGGGCTTCTTCAAGGTGACTACTTCGCTGTCGACAAGACCGTCCGGGAGAAGGCACACCTGCTTCACCTGTTCGGCGGTTCTCCTATTGGAAACTCTCGTGTCAAGCTCACCAATGTCAAGGACCTCGTCAAGCGCGGTTTGGTCGCAGAAGGGGCTGATCCGCTCAGGGTAGCCGCCGACCGCCTCGTCGCAGATGGCGTGGATGTTCTTCACACCATTGGTGGCGATGATACCAACACCACGGCCGCTGATCTGGCTGCTTTCCTCGCCACCAACGACTACCCACTGACCGTGGTGGGTCTGCCCAAGACCATCGACAACGACGTGATTCCGATTCGTCAGTCGCTGGGCGCCTGGACTGCCGCAGAGCAGGGAGCGAGCTTTGCCAAGAACATCGTCGCCGAACACAACTCAGGCTCCCGGATGCTCATCGTGCACGAGGTGATGGGACGCCATTGCGGATGGCTGACTGCAGCCACCGCCGCCGACTACCGCAAGTGGTTGGACACGCAGGAGTGGTTGCCCGAGATCGGCTTGTCCCGGGAGGCGTGGGACATTCACGCCGTGTATGTGCCCGAGGCGGTCATCGATATCACCGCCGAGGCTGAGCGCCTCAAAAAGGTGATGGATGAGGTGGGCAATGTCACTATCTTCCTTTCTGAGGGAGCCGGCCTGGACGCCATCGTCGCAGAGATGGAGGCGGCGGGCGAGGAAGTACCGCGCGATCCTTTCGGCCACGTGAAACTCGACAAGGTGAACCCCGGAAAGTGGTTCGGAGACAAGTTCGCGGAGAAGCTGGGAGCTGAGAAGGTCATGATCCAGAAATCTGGCTACTTCTCCCGGTCGGCCGCTGCCAACAAGGAGGATCTGGCGCTCATCAAGCAGTGCACAGATTTGGCAGTTGACTGCGCTCTCGCTGGCAAACCCGGCGTCATCGGTCAAGATGAGGAGAATGGCGACGAACTGACGGCGATCGCCTTCGAGCGCATCAAAGGCGGCAAACCGTTTGACATCGCTCTACCGTGGTTCACCGAGCTGGTGTCCAACATCGGTCAGCCCGCGCCGGTTGCTGCTGCAACCCATTGA
- a CDS encoding YihY/virulence factor BrkB family protein codes for MKKFLKNPVVKQFATIHERYNQQHGPQHAASITYFSVLTLVPVLMLAGAATGFTLAVLRPDWFHLLSDGIVNILGSTDLAKKTIDVLQSAIENWYGLAGTALIAAAYSGSNWVGNLRIGFCRMLQTDEQEIEKRKGVLGFLKEVGGNLLILLGLFACLLLPSGIAVIGMSWVGSAGIIGWLVHLLLTLLVSWLLLAFLFRTLPRKRIHYHSWLPPSIIGAVLVALLQQFAGAILGIFTSNPTAVVFGPVIVIMILFNLLSTILLLCAAWAGERTEATRPSLESDSQKTANDQAEELSDPTPAIPVDVAAQGVRAGARIGYGMGTLTGLGIGAAMAALLTRYRHRD; via the coding sequence GTGAAAAAGTTTCTCAAAAACCCTGTAGTTAAACAATTTGCCACCATCCATGAGCGCTACAACCAGCAGCATGGCCCGCAGCATGCTGCTTCAATCACCTACTTTTCAGTTTTGACGTTGGTTCCGGTTCTGATGCTGGCAGGAGCTGCAACCGGATTCACCTTGGCAGTGTTGCGTCCCGACTGGTTCCATCTTCTGTCTGACGGGATCGTGAATATTCTTGGCAGTACAGACCTTGCCAAGAAAACAATTGACGTACTGCAAAGTGCGATAGAAAACTGGTATGGCCTGGCCGGTACCGCCTTGATTGCCGCCGCCTACTCAGGGTCGAACTGGGTCGGGAACCTGCGAATTGGATTTTGCCGGATGCTGCAAACCGATGAGCAAGAAATCGAAAAAAGAAAAGGGGTGCTGGGCTTCCTGAAAGAAGTGGGAGGAAACCTGTTGATTCTTCTCGGTCTGTTTGCATGTCTGCTGCTTCCTTCAGGGATTGCCGTCATCGGAATGTCCTGGGTTGGTTCAGCGGGGATAATCGGTTGGCTAGTTCATCTGCTCCTCACCCTTTTGGTGAGTTGGCTGCTGCTCGCCTTCCTTTTTCGCACCCTTCCGAGGAAAAGGATTCACTATCACAGCTGGCTGCCTCCTTCCATAATAGGTGCAGTTCTGGTTGCTTTGCTGCAACAGTTCGCAGGAGCAATTCTCGGCATTTTTACCTCCAACCCCACTGCGGTGGTTTTTGGACCTGTGATCGTGATCATGATTTTGTTCAACCTCCTGTCGACCATCTTGCTGCTTTGTGCAGCTTGGGCAGGGGAGAGAACAGAGGCAACGCGGCCATCGCTTGAATCAGACAGTCAGAAAACTGCGAATGATCAAGCTGAGGAACTATCTGACCCGACCCCGGCGATACCGGTCGATGTGGCTGCGCAGGGGGTCCGGGCGGGAGCAAGGATCGGTTACGGGATGGGGACGCTAACCGGTCTCGGTATCGGGGCTGCGATGGCGGCCCTACTCACGAGGTACCGCCATCGCGATTGA
- a CDS encoding MerR family transcriptional regulator codes for MADGIRHSDETPLQDTLFDGDFASVPKDLGFRGPVAHRVAGITYRQLDYWARTGLVVPEIRGASGSGTQRLYSFRDILLLRVVKRFLDVGISLQQIRIAIEHLRARGVEDLTELTLVSDGFSVYECTTANELFDLTKGGQGMFLISVSSVWQEIEGTLGDLPSERIAQQSMCTENELESRRRAKTG; via the coding sequence GTGGCTGATGGCATCAGACATAGCGACGAGACACCGTTGCAGGACACACTGTTCGACGGTGATTTCGCCTCTGTCCCCAAGGACCTGGGTTTCCGTGGCCCTGTTGCTCATCGAGTGGCGGGTATCACCTACAGGCAACTCGACTATTGGGCCCGAACTGGTCTTGTGGTGCCGGAGATTCGAGGAGCATCGGGATCGGGAACACAACGTCTGTATTCTTTCCGGGATATCCTGCTTCTTCGCGTCGTGAAACGGTTTCTCGATGTTGGGATCTCACTGCAGCAAATCCGCATCGCAATCGAACATCTCCGAGCCCGTGGGGTCGAGGACCTGACGGAGCTGACGCTGGTCAGCGACGGGTTCAGCGTCTACGAATGCACAACCGCGAATGAACTATTCGATCTCACTAAGGGAGGGCAGGGCATGTTCCTGATCTCGGTCTCTAGCGTCTGGCAGGAGATCGAAGGAACACTCGGCGACCTCCCAAGCGAACGAATTGCGCAGCAGAGCATGTGCACTGAGAACGAGCTCGAATCTCGCAGGAGGGCCAAGACCGGGTGA
- a CDS encoding bifunctional nuclease family protein has protein sequence MVELCVVGIQAGDDGPVLLLRENDGERLLPIWISAVDAAAIAVALEEEQFARPLTQDLLAEVLAQLAGGSQPQLMINSMQDGVFHAEILAGDLTFDARPSDVVAVAIRRGWPVHCTAELLDKVGISEEIVHVDEVERFREFLEQVQPEDF, from the coding sequence ATGGTCGAGTTGTGTGTGGTTGGGATCCAAGCAGGCGATGACGGCCCTGTCCTCCTGCTACGTGAGAATGATGGAGAACGCTTGCTACCGATCTGGATCTCCGCCGTCGACGCTGCCGCCATTGCCGTTGCCCTGGAGGAGGAACAATTCGCCAGGCCGCTCACTCAGGACCTGCTAGCAGAGGTTCTTGCGCAACTTGCAGGCGGTTCCCAACCGCAGCTGATGATCAATTCCATGCAGGACGGTGTGTTTCATGCGGAGATACTTGCTGGGGACCTGACCTTCGATGCGCGACCTAGCGATGTCGTGGCCGTTGCGATCAGACGGGGCTGGCCCGTGCACTGCACGGCCGAGCTGTTGGACAAAGTCGGCATCTCCGAAGAAATCGTCCATGTGGACGAGGTCGAGAGGTTCCGAGAGTTCCTAGAACAGGTCCAGCCGGAGGATTTCTAA
- a CDS encoding MerR family transcriptional regulator, with amino-acid sequence MPAAPRTIGQVLESIRGEFPDISVSKVRYLENEGLISPERDHPSGYRRFYPADVERLLFVLRAQRDRYLPLKVIREELAAMDRGEALPDTTDSVVATAPQTSESPRRPTRQAGTQRQLFTRRELLSESGLGEAALIELERLKVISHRKGTQRYGREMLALAVAAKRLGDYGVEPRQLRVLQQSASLEAALVEQAISQYQGRQGVPKEVLREVYRLVVNAHSGMMFSQLFG; translated from the coding sequence ATGCCGGCCGCGCCGCGCACGATCGGTCAAGTTCTGGAATCGATCCGGGGAGAGTTCCCCGACATCTCGGTCTCAAAGGTCAGATATCTGGAGAACGAAGGGTTGATCTCACCGGAGCGGGACCATCCCTCCGGATACCGGCGCTTCTACCCGGCTGATGTCGAGCGGCTGCTCTTTGTGCTGCGTGCTCAACGTGACAGATATCTTCCTCTCAAGGTGATTCGTGAGGAACTCGCCGCCATGGACAGAGGAGAAGCGCTTCCTGACACCACGGATTCGGTTGTCGCGACAGCACCTCAGACCTCGGAATCACCTCGTAGACCGACCCGACAGGCAGGTACTCAACGACAGCTCTTCACGCGCAGGGAACTCCTTTCAGAATCAGGGCTGGGAGAGGCCGCTCTGATCGAACTGGAGCGCTTGAAGGTGATCTCGCACCGGAAAGGTACTCAACGATACGGGAGGGAGATGCTCGCCTTAGCCGTGGCCGCGAAGCGTCTCGGTGACTATGGAGTCGAGCCCCGACAGCTGAGGGTGCTTCAGCAATCCGCATCACTGGAAGCAGCCCTGGTGGAGCAGGCCATCAGCCAATACCAAGGCCGTCAAGGAGTACCAAAGGAGGTTCTCCGTGAGGTCTACCGACTGGTGGTGAATGCGCACAGCGGCATGATGTTCTCGCAACTGTTCGGTTGA
- a CDS encoding FHA domain-containing protein, producing MDSKNDTTSVLAALTDEHLSAIGGSLSANAADLAPGNALMIVTRGGVKESQFLIDSDVTTLGRHPESDIFLDDVTVSRHHAKLVRTAGQLMLEDLGSLNGTYVNRVLIDGRAQLRHGDEIQIGKYRATILLSEAGRS from the coding sequence ATGGATTCGAAGAACGACACCACTAGCGTTCTCGCAGCGCTCACGGACGAACATCTGTCCGCCATCGGGGGGAGTCTATCGGCGAACGCGGCGGATTTGGCTCCCGGCAACGCGCTGATGATAGTCACCCGAGGTGGTGTGAAGGAGTCGCAGTTTCTGATCGACTCCGATGTGACCACTCTGGGCCGGCACCCTGAATCCGACATCTTCTTGGACGACGTCACGGTTTCCAGGCATCATGCAAAGCTGGTGCGAACGGCTGGTCAGCTGATGTTGGAGGATCTGGGAAGTCTCAACGGCACATACGTCAACAGGGTTCTGATCGACGGTCGTGCCCAGCTGCGGCACGGCGACGAGATTCAGATCGGCAAGTACCGGGCAACGATCCTGTTGAGCGAGGCCGGGCGGAGCTGA
- a CDS encoding DUF881 domain-containing protein, protein MPEKTPRRAAEQLETPEPDTLWRAFLKPGRGQLVVGAVLCLAALLIVWTLRSQASQPDYSNLRRTDLIQLLDNLSAETRRLESEVRELTTTREGLVSGAAGVKAADDETRHRIEQMQIVAGTVPATGPGIRITIQDPQGAMSPELLLDALEELRDAGSEVIEFNDAIRVVASTWIDRDPEGRIVVDGIPLTTPIVIEAIGDPATLEAGARFRGGLVSEVEGSRVQGQVEIKQMTEISVDSVVSPRAPEFAKPN, encoded by the coding sequence ATGCCTGAGAAGACTCCGCGGCGTGCGGCCGAACAGCTCGAAACGCCAGAACCTGACACGTTGTGGCGCGCCTTTCTGAAACCGGGTCGCGGTCAGCTGGTCGTAGGCGCAGTGCTCTGCTTGGCCGCCCTTCTCATTGTGTGGACACTGCGTTCCCAGGCATCACAGCCTGATTACTCCAATCTGCGTCGCACGGACTTGATTCAGCTGTTGGACAACCTCTCAGCCGAAACGCGTCGCCTGGAGTCCGAGGTGCGCGAGCTAACGACAACTCGCGAAGGACTCGTCTCAGGAGCAGCGGGGGTCAAGGCGGCCGATGACGAAACTAGGCACCGGATTGAGCAGATGCAGATCGTGGCAGGAACGGTTCCGGCGACCGGACCGGGGATCCGGATAACGATTCAAGATCCTCAAGGCGCCATGTCTCCGGAGCTGCTACTGGACGCGTTGGAGGAACTGCGTGATGCAGGTTCTGAGGTGATCGAGTTCAATGATGCGATACGCGTGGTGGCGAGCACCTGGATCGATCGTGACCCGGAGGGGCGTATTGTTGTGGATGGGATTCCGCTGACCACGCCAATCGTCATCGAGGCCATAGGCGACCCTGCAACGCTTGAAGCTGGGGCACGGTTCAGGGGAGGTCTGGTCAGCGAGGTGGAGGGCAGCAGAGTGCAGGGGCAGGTAGAGATCAAGCAGATGACAGAGATTTCTGTTGACTCCGTCGTCTCCCCACGCGCGCCGGAATTCGCCAAGCCGAATTAG
- a CDS encoding small basic family protein yields the protein MLALLGLAAGIIIGLLVEPVLPVFLQPYLPIAIVAALDAILGGTRAWLERTFSDRVFAVSFLSNVLIAGLIVFVGDQIGVGSQLSTGVVVVLGIRIFNNAAAIRRAVLHA from the coding sequence ATGTTGGCTTTGCTCGGACTTGCAGCTGGAATCATCATCGGGCTGCTGGTCGAACCTGTCCTACCGGTGTTCCTCCAGCCGTATCTACCCATCGCCATCGTGGCGGCGCTGGATGCCATACTCGGAGGAACCCGAGCCTGGCTGGAAAGAACTTTCTCGGATCGGGTGTTCGCGGTCTCCTTTCTGTCCAACGTTCTCATCGCCGGGCTGATCGTTTTCGTAGGCGATCAGATCGGAGTCGGATCTCAGCTGTCAACCGGGGTCGTGGTGGTGCTCGGGATACGTATCTTCAACAATGCAGCTGCCATCCGTAGGGCGGTGCTTCATGCCTGA
- a CDS encoding DUF881 domain-containing protein, which produces MADEKEDLLSRIAAEQQRRDDLTAKAGELDTENRQLRQEAVADPKVRTDLQEAELAAGAISVSGPGIRARVNDAEKTPDGNRVIYDSDLTRLVNGMWQAGAEAVAINGYRITTLTPIRSAGSAITVDYVSLSPPYVLEAIGDPATLQARFARTPAATWWQYLHDNYGITYELQTVNSDLNLPADPAMTLRYTKS; this is translated from the coding sequence ATGGCAGATGAAAAAGAGGACCTTCTGTCGAGAATCGCGGCGGAACAACAGCGCCGTGACGACCTCACGGCCAAAGCGGGTGAACTGGATACAGAAAACAGACAACTACGTCAGGAAGCCGTGGCAGATCCGAAAGTTCGGACCGATTTACAGGAAGCTGAGCTGGCCGCTGGGGCAATTTCCGTCTCAGGACCTGGTATTCGGGCCCGGGTGAATGATGCAGAAAAAACTCCAGATGGCAACCGAGTGATTTATGATTCTGATCTAACGCGCTTGGTGAACGGGATGTGGCAGGCAGGGGCTGAGGCAGTTGCCATAAACGGCTATCGCATCACAACTCTCACTCCCATCCGCTCTGCTGGGTCTGCCATAACTGTGGATTATGTCTCGTTGAGCCCGCCCTACGTGTTGGAGGCAATAGGGGACCCTGCTACGCTGCAGGCGCGTTTCGCGCGCACCCCTGCCGCGACGTGGTGGCAGTATCTGCATGACAACTATGGAATTACCTACGAACTGCAAACGGTAAACAGTGACCTGAATCTACCGGCCGACCCCGCGATGACACTTCGTTACACCAAGAGCTGA
- a CDS encoding CDP-alcohol phosphatidyltransferase family protein, with product MNAVEPTPAWDTDRLLTIPNALSFLRLLAVPVFGWLILAGHDLAAVILLAVSGATDWLDGFLARTLHQTSLLGARLDPVADRLYILTAVVVMTIRGIVPWWLLAVLAARDLLLLCLLPSLRRSGRMALPVNLVGKAGTMLLLLAFPLMLIGSSAALGLVVAGWVGWMLALSGAVAYWAAGVLYLRGTMKLARERGERDAP from the coding sequence GTGAACGCAGTCGAACCAACCCCGGCCTGGGACACCGATCGACTGTTGACGATACCGAATGCTCTTTCATTCCTGCGGTTGCTGGCAGTGCCGGTATTTGGTTGGCTCATCTTGGCAGGGCATGACTTAGCAGCGGTGATCCTGCTGGCAGTTTCAGGAGCAACAGACTGGCTTGACGGTTTCTTGGCGCGCACGCTTCACCAGACCTCGCTGCTGGGGGCACGCCTCGATCCGGTTGCCGATCGGCTCTACATCCTCACAGCAGTCGTGGTGATGACCATCAGGGGAATCGTGCCCTGGTGGCTGCTAGCTGTTCTCGCTGCCCGTGACCTGCTGCTGTTGTGCTTGCTCCCCTCACTGCGGCGAAGTGGACGAATGGCACTTCCTGTGAATCTTGTCGGTAAAGCAGGAACGATGCTTCTGTTGCTAGCTTTCCCGCTCATGCTTATCGGCTCCTCCGCCGCACTCGGTCTTGTTGTAGCGGGATGGGTGGGATGGATGCTGGCGCTCTCCGGAGCAGTCGCCTACTGGGCTGCCGGAGTCCTCTATCTGCGGGGAACCATGAAACTTGCGCGTGAGAGAGGTGAGAGAGATGCGCCCTGA
- a CDS encoding HIT domain-containing protein: protein MTEPSSELCGVPDSFQRLWTPHRMVYIEGEKPKDEAGCPFCLSPTKRDEDGLIVARGGQAFVVMNLFPYSPGHLLVCPYRHVSGYVDATPEETREMAELTQRAITVLTKVSQPAGFNIGMNQGTTAGAGIAAHLHQHVVPRWEGDTNFMPIIGHTRALPQLLGDARERLARAWMDMA, encoded by the coding sequence ATGACAGAGCCATCCTCCGAGCTGTGCGGGGTCCCCGACTCCTTCCAGAGATTGTGGACCCCCCACAGGATGGTCTACATCGAGGGAGAAAAGCCGAAAGATGAGGCTGGCTGCCCGTTCTGCCTTTCTCCCACGAAACGTGACGAAGACGGGCTGATCGTCGCCCGCGGCGGACAGGCCTTCGTAGTGATGAACCTTTTCCCCTACTCGCCAGGACACCTACTGGTGTGCCCCTACCGTCATGTCAGCGGATATGTCGACGCCACGCCAGAGGAGACCCGTGAGATGGCGGAACTCACCCAGCGGGCCATCACGGTCCTGACAAAGGTCTCGCAGCCCGCTGGATTCAACATCGGCATGAACCAGGGAACTACCGCCGGCGCGGGGATAGCCGCCCACCTGCATCAGCATGTCGTTCCCCGCTGGGAGGGAGACACGAACTTCATGCCAATCATCGGACATACCCGTGCCCTTCCCCAGCTACTCGGTGACGCCCGCGAACGACTCGCTAGGGCGTGGATGGACATGGCCTAG